Below is a genomic region from Thermococcus sp..
TTTGTGCTGAAGTTCAACGGAGGTGTATCTCTTTCCAAGCTCCCTTAGGGCCCCTTTCCACTCCATTTTGAGAGTACCGGCTCTTTTTATGCCCCTCCTCTCAAGTAGGAACTCTATGTAGTCCAGAACTTCTCTCTTAAGGTCGTCGGGAAGCATCTTAAAGAGCTCGTATACCTCATCCATTTTCCCCACCTCAGAAGTCTATCTCAACGCCCTCCTCCTCGTAGAGGGTCTCCTTCTCGCGCTCGGCCTTCTCGCGCTCAAGCCTCTCGCGCCAGCGTGCCACTATACCTATATCCTCACCGCCGTAGTCGCCGCCGATGGCCTTGAAGTTGTGTATCTTGACAAGTGCCGGAAGGCTTATCGCCTGGCCGACGATAACTGCCTCACCCTTTCCGAGGGACGCTATGTCCCCGAGGAGGTCCGAGCTGAGCTGCTCGCTGGCCCTGAGGACGTAGTCCTGGTCCTTGGGGTTAACTATCCTCAGGATTATCTTGGTGTTGGTCTGGCTCAGCACGTCTTCGTTGAGTTTGTTCGGCCTCTGTGAGACTATGCCGAGGCCAACGCCGAACTTCCTCCCCTCCCTGGCTATTCTGCTCAGAATCCTGACGGCGTCGTTCTTCTCACCCTGAGGCGCGAAGATGTGGGCCTCCTCGACTATTATCAGAACGGGCTCGGCAAGGGCCGGACTCCTAGCCCCTATCTCGCGCAGAACCCTTTCAAACCTCTCGATTTCTTCGGCGAGCTTTGAGCTGGGCCTCTCTTTGAGTTCCTCCTTAAGCCGTATGAGGTTTTTCCTGGCCTGTTCATAATCGACCCTCGTCTCGAAGACCTTTCCAAGGAGCTTTCCGACGACGACTTTCATCTGTCCCTCGTCGAGGGGACCAAGGTCAATCACGTTCGCCTTCCCGGGCTCTATTTGGGCTATCAAATCTTCGCTCGTGAGGAGCGAACCATAGTTCCTCAGGAAGCGTCTTATCCTGTAGACTACGCCCCGAATGGTCTCAACCCTCTCACTCTTGAGCTCCTCCGTTATGTACGCCCCCTTTCCCTCGTCCCAGAAGTAGGCCGTCCTGTTGGCTATCCACTCGTTGAGCGTGTTCCTCAAAGCTTCAATCAGCTCCCTTCCGCCGAGTTCGGGGTTCTCGTGTCTCACTGTCTCCCACGCCTTGGCGAGGAACTCCCTCTGTATCGTAGCGTTGCTGGCTACCTCTATAAGGTCCGCCAGCTCCTCACTGTCCATTTCCTCTGGCATTATCTTGGCCTCTATGCGCTTGACGTGCTCCTTTCCGGTCTTTGGGAGCTTCAGCTTGACGTAGTCCCCGTGGGGGTCGAGGACTATAACTGTCCCCCCGAGTCTGTTCACCATCTCGCTTATCAGAACGGCCACCGCGTTGCTCTTTCCCGCTCCCGTAACGGCCAGAACCGCGAAGTGTCTCGAAACGAGCTCGTTAGCATCTAGATAAATCGGCACATCCTCCCTGAGGAGGAGGTTTCCGATTTCAACAAAGGAATCGCCCCCGTAGTAGATTGCCTTCAGAAGCTCGGAGCTTGCCCTGTAGACGGTGTTGCCGTTTGGAATGGGCACGCGGTTCGGAACTATCTCAGCCCTCTCATCGTTTAGGATGACCCTCCCAAGGATGCGGACGTTAACTATCAGCGCCTCGTTCTCGCTGATGCTCTCGCCGTACTCCTTTATGTCGAGCATAAGGGACTGGAACGTGCTCTTACCCTCGCTCAGGAGCCAGTTTATGTTTTCCAGCCCCCGAATTGTTCCGATAACCCACTCCTCACAGGTTTCCCGGGTTTCCTTGCAGAGTCTCGCAACGACGAAGTCGCCGAACTTGAGCTCAGTATCGGGATGAGCGTAGAACTGGAAAGAACTGACCGTGGCCTTCCCCGTAACTATCCCAACGGGTTCTTCGTGTATCCTCATGCAACCACCGGGAGAGTGATTGAGACTAAGGGCTATAAGTTTTACTAACGGGGGAGAAAATCAGCCAGGAATCCGGTCATCATCCCAAGGTCAGGTTCGAGAGTGCTCATCACGTCGGGGTGGCCACCCATAGGGAGTTCCCCCCAATCCTTAAAAGCCTTGAGGGGAAGTCACTAACATGAGCGTCTCAGCGAGGGAAGTGAAGGCCAGAATCCCGCTGGCACTCGTCACGATAAGGCCGGCGAAGCTCTTTGACATAAGCGAGGTCATGAGAATCGAGAGGGAAACCTTTCGCGAGGCTTACCCAAGGGGAATCTTCCTGGTCTTCCTTGAGAACAACCCCGATACCTTTCTCGTCGCTGAGTACAACGGGAAGGTAATCGGCTATGTCATGGCCTACCTGAGGCCCGACCTCGAGGGGCACATAATGAGCATAGCCGTTGACAAGTACTACCGCGGGAACGGTATAGGCTCGGCCTTACTGACCGAGGCCATAGAGAGGCTCATAGCGAGGGGCGCCCGCTACATAGGCCTTGAAGTCAGGGTCAGCAACGAGAATGCGATAAGGCTCTACGAACGCTTCGGTTTCAAAAAGGTGAAGAGGATAATCGGCTACTACTCAGATGGCGAGGATGCCTACTACATGCTCCTCCCGGCCGAGGAATGGAGGGGAAGCTGATGATAGTCTTTTACCTGAGCGGGGGCAGGGTCTTCTCGACCGACCAGAACGCGATAAACGGCCTCCATAACAAGCGCCACTTCGGGAAGTTAGTTGAGGGCAAGCTATTTCTGTCCCTCCTTGAGGCCACCTACCTTGTCGAGAGGGGCAAGATTGAAGTCAGGGAGGGGAAAAGGAAGCTCACCGTTGAGGAGCTCATGGAGCTTGGAAGGAAGAGGGACGAGCTTTTTGACGCGAAGTACCTCGTCTACAAGGATTTGAGGGATAGAGGCTACACCGTGAAATCCGGCCTGAAGTTCGGCTCGCACTTCAGGGTTTATCGGAGGGGAATGGACGAACATTCGCAGTGGCTGGTCTGGGTTCTACCTGAAAATTCCCGCCTGAGCCCGAACGACATAACGGCCCGGGTTAGAGTGGCTCACGGCGTGAGGAAGA
It encodes:
- the herA gene encoding DNA double-strand break repair helicase HerA codes for the protein MRIHEEPVGIVTGKATVSSFQFYAHPDTELKFGDFVVARLCKETRETCEEWVIGTIRGLENINWLLSEGKSTFQSLMLDIKEYGESISENEALIVNVRILGRVILNDERAEIVPNRVPIPNGNTVYRASSELLKAIYYGGDSFVEIGNLLLREDVPIYLDANELVSRHFAVLAVTGAGKSNAVAVLISEMVNRLGGTVIVLDPHGDYVKLKLPKTGKEHVKRIEAKIMPEEMDSEELADLIEVASNATIQREFLAKAWETVRHENPELGGRELIEALRNTLNEWIANRTAYFWDEGKGAYITEELKSERVETIRGVVYRIRRFLRNYGSLLTSEDLIAQIEPGKANVIDLGPLDEGQMKVVVGKLLGKVFETRVDYEQARKNLIRLKEELKERPSSKLAEEIERFERVLREIGARSPALAEPVLIIVEEAHIFAPQGEKNDAVRILSRIAREGRKFGVGLGIVSQRPNKLNEDVLSQTNTKIILRIVNPKDQDYVLRASEQLSSDLLGDIASLGKGEAVIVGQAISLPALVKIHNFKAIGGDYGGEDIGIVARWRERLEREKAEREKETLYEEEGVEIDF
- a CDS encoding DUF2281 domain-containing protein — translated: MDEVYELFKMLPDDLKREVLDYIEFLLERRGIKRAGTLKMEWKGALRELGKRYTSVELQHKSLEWWG
- the endA gene encoding tRNA-intron lyase, with the translated sequence MIVFYLSGGRVFSTDQNAINGLHNKRHFGKLVEGKLFLSLLEATYLVERGKIEVREGKRKLTVEELMELGRKRDELFDAKYLVYKDLRDRGYTVKSGLKFGSHFRVYRRGMDEHSQWLVWVLPENSRLSPNDITARVRVAHGVRK
- the rimI gene encoding ribosomal protein S18-alanine N-acetyltransferase, which codes for MSVSAREVKARIPLALVTIRPAKLFDISEVMRIERETFREAYPRGIFLVFLENNPDTFLVAEYNGKVIGYVMAYLRPDLEGHIMSIAVDKYYRGNGIGSALLTEAIERLIARGARYIGLEVRVSNENAIRLYERFGFKKVKRIIGYYSDGEDAYYMLLPAEEWRGS